The Populus alba chromosome 4, ASM523922v2, whole genome shotgun sequence genome contains a region encoding:
- the LOC118059260 gene encoding agamous-like MADS-box protein AGL62 — protein sequence MGRKKVEMKKIESKSSLIVTFCKRRNGLFKKASEFCDLYDDANLAIIVLSPNQRPYSFGHPDVNTVVDQYLGDQESSERNNISCSEDTHGKNNMDCDNINEEGEGCWWERSVEDMNLEELEKFRASLETLKNNVAMRVQEERRTGVSTRDFLGGFS from the coding sequence ATGGGCCGGAAGAAGGTGGAGATGAAGAAAATAGAGAGCAAAAGCAGCCTAATAGTAACTTTTTGCAAGAGACGCAATGGTCTTTTCAAGAAAGCTAGTGAATTTTGCGATTTATATGATGATGCCAATCTTGCTATAATCGTTTTGTCCCCTAACCAAAGACCATACTCTTTTGGTCATCCTGATGTGAATACCGTCGTTGATCAATACCTTGGTGATCAAGAAAGCAGTGAAAGAAACAATATTTCTTGTTCAGAGGACACACATGGCAAAAACAACATGGATTGTGACAACATTAATGAAGAAGGAGAAGGGTGTTGGTGGGAGAGGTCGGTTGAAGATATGAATTTGGAGGAACTTGAAAAGTTTAGGGCATCTTTGGAAACATTGAAGAATAATGTGGCAATGAGAGTCCAAGAAGAGAGGAGAACAGGAGTTAGTACCAGGGATTTCTTGGGTggtttttcatag
- the LOC118059273 gene encoding L-ascorbate oxidase homolog: MGDYRVFCASLVVFLLFLGNGVNCEDPYRFITWKITYGDIYPLGVKQQGILINGQFPGPQIDAVTNENLIISVYNYLREPFLISWNGIQQRRNSWQDGVYGTNCPIPPGKNFTYALQVKDQIGSFFYFPSLGFHKAAGAFGGIRIWSRPRIPVPFPPPAGDFTVLAGDWYKRNHYQLRRILDGGHNLPFPDGLLINGRGWNGYTFTVDPGKTYRFRISNVGLTTSINFRIQGHKMKLVEVEGSHALQNTYSDLDIHLGQSYSVLVTADQPAKDYYIVVSSRFTKPVLTTTAILHYSNSWQGVSGPIPGGPTTQIDWSLNQARSFRWNLTASGPRPNPQGSYHYGLIKTSRTITLANSGPIINRKQRYAVNGVSYIPADTPLKIADYFNIPGVFSLGSMPSSPSWGNNAYLQTAVMSANFREFIEIVFQNWEDTVQSWHIDGHSFFVVGMDGGQWTPASRARYNLRDTVARCTTQVYPKSWTAIYMALDNVGMWNIRSENWARQYLGQQFYLRVYSPAHSWRDELPIPKNALLCGRARGRHTRPF; encoded by the exons ATGGGAGACTACAGGGTTTTTTGTGCTTCTCTCgttgttttcttgttgtttcttggCAATGGTGTTAATTGTGAAGACCCTTATAGATTCATTACATGGAAAATCACTTATGGTGATATCTACCCTCTTGGTGTTAAGCAACAG GGGATCTTGATAAATGGGCAGTTTCCAGGGCCACAAATTGATGCTGTTACTAATGAGAACCTCATTATCAGTGTTTACAATTACTTGAGAGAGCCATTCCTCATTTCTTG GAATGGCATACAGCAAAGAAGGAACTCATGGCAAGATGGAGTCTATGGCACTAACTGCCCAATCCCACCCGGAAAGAACTTCACTTATGCTCTCCAAGTGAAGGACCAGATTGGTAGCTTTTTCTACTTCCCATCACTAGGATTCCACAAGGCAGCTGGTGCATTTGGTGGCATCAGAATCTGGAGCCGGCCTCGCATTCCTGTGCCTTTTCCTCCCCCTGCCGGTGATTTCACTGTATTGGCTGGAGACTGGTACAAGAGAAATCATTAT CAATTGAGAAGAATCTTGGATGGGGGCCACAATCTCCCATTCCCTGATGGCCTTCTCATCAATGGTCGTGGATGGAATGGATACACATTCACAGTTGATCCAG GCAAGACATATAGGTTCAGGATATCAAATGTTGGCCTTACAACATCCATTAACTTCAGAATCCAGGGGCACAAGATGAAACTGGTGGAGGTAGAAGGATCCCATGCACTACAGAACACATACTCTGACCTCGACATCCATCTTGGACAATCTTATTCTGTCCTCGTCACAGCCGATCAGCCAGCAAAAGACTACTACATTGTTGTTTCCTCGCGCTTCACCAAGCCTGTGCTTACCACAACTGCCATTCTTCACTACAGTAATTCATGGCAAGGAGTTTCCGGCCCTATTCCTGGTGGACCTACTACTCAGATTGATTGGTCCCTCAACCAGGCTCGATCTTTTAG ATGGAATCTGACTGCAAGTGGACCTAGGCCGAATCCCCAAGGGTCTTACCACTATGGATTGATCAAGACCAGCCGCACAATCACTCTCGCAAACTCTGGTCCAATTATCAACCGCAAGCAGCGGTATGCTGTCAATGGTGTCTCGTATATTCCTGCGGACACCCCATTAAAAATTGCAGACTACTTCAATATTCCTGGGGTTTTCAGCCTTGGAAGTATGCCTAGCAGCCCCTCCTGGGGTAATAATGCTTACCTCCAGACTGCAGTCATGTCTGCTAACTTCCGTGAATTCATCGAGATTGTTTTCCAAAATTGGGAGGACACTGTTCAGTCATGGCACATTGATGGTCATTCCTTCTTTGTTGTCGG TATGGATGGAGGGCAATGGACACCAGCAAGTAGAGCACGCTACAATTTAAGAGACACGGTAGCTCGTTGCACCACTCAG GTTTATCCCAAGTCATGGACTGCGATTTACATGGCTCTGGACAACGTAGGAATGTGGAACATAAGGTCAGAAAACTGGGCTAGGCAATATTTAGGTCAGCAGTTCTACCTCAGGGTTTACTCTCCAGCACACTCATGGAGAGATGAATTACCAATTCCAAAAAATGCTCTCCTTTGCGGCCGGGCAAGAGGTCGTCACACGAGGCCTTTTTGA